A single window of Malus sylvestris chromosome 5, drMalSylv7.2, whole genome shotgun sequence DNA harbors:
- the LOC126623223 gene encoding uncharacterized protein LOC126623223 → MAAIVKEILARPIQLADQVSKAADEAQSNKQECMELKSKTEKLAGLLRQAARASNDLYERPTRRIIDDTEQALDKALTLVIKCRATGLMQRVFTIIPSGSFKRIGQSLDNNIGDVSWLLRVSASSDDRDDEYLGLPPIASNEPILCLIWEQIATLHTGSMEERSDAAASLVSLAKDNDRYGRLIIEEGGVPPLLKMLKEGGNEGQESAARAIGLLGKDPESVEQIVNAGVCPVFAKILKEGNMKVQALVAWAVSEMAENHPKCQDPFAQNNVIRLLVSHLAFETIQEHSKYVIPSKQQMSLHSIVMGSSKNTEHQTAHPITGNQNTFSQMQNLVSSAMTMKNQGSAPPDSAHGQGKPTQNSNHQNLHHPPPTHHIVRPHNHHVALSGASIKGREYEDPETKAEMKAMAARALWKLSKGNASVCGSITESRALLCFAVLLEKGSWDVQQNSAKALMEITAVAEQNADLRRSAFKPTSPACKAVVEQFLKIVEKADSDLLEPCIQAIGNLARTFRATETRFIGPLVKLLDETEMSISTAAVIALNKFACTENFLHVNHCKAIIDTGGTKHLIQLVYFGESGVQIPSLILLCYIALHIPDSETLAQEEVLIVLEWSTKQAHLANDESVEQLLPEAKSRLELYQSRGSRGFY, encoded by the coding sequence ATGGCGGCGATTGTGAAGGAGATCCTGGCAAGGCCAATACAATTGGCGGACCAGGTGAGCAAGGCCGCCGACGAGgcacaatcaaacaaacaagagTGCATGGAGCTCAAATCCAAGACCGAGAAGCTCGCCGGCCTCCTCCGCCAGGCAGCGCGTGCGAGCAACGATCTCTACGAGCGCCCCACGCGTCGCATCATCGACGATACGGAACAAGCCCTCGACAAGGCCCTCACCCTCGTCATCAAGTGCCGAGCCACCGGCCTCATGCAACGCGTCTTCACCATCATCCCCAGCGGCTCGTTCAAAAGGATCGGTCAGTCCCTCGACAACAACATTGGAGACGTGTCGTGGCTCCTCCGAGTCTCAGCCTCCTCCGACGACCGCGACGACGAGTATCTGGGGCTTCCCCCGATCGCCTCCAACGAGCCCATCCTCTGCCTCATTTGGGAACAGATTGCGACCCTCCACACTGGCTCGATGGAGGAGCGATCGGATGCGGCAGCTTCTTTGGTGTCGTTGGCAAAAGACAACGACAGGTACGGGAGGCTGATTATTGAGGAAGGCGGGGTGCCTCCGCTGCTGAAGATGCTGAAGGAAGGAGGAAACGAAGGACAGGAGAGCGCAGCCAGGGCAATTGGGTTGTTAGGAAAGGACCCCGAAAGCGTTGAACAGATTGTGAACGCGGGAGTCTGCCCAGTGTTTGCGAAAATCCTCAAAGAAGGCAACATGAAAGTCCAGGCGCTTGTCGCCTGGGCAGTCTCCGAAATGGCGGAGAATCATCCGAAATGCCAAGACCCTTTTGCGCAAAACAATGTCATCCGATTGCTCGTGAGTCATCTCGCTTTTGAGACGATTCAGGAGCATAGCAAGTACGTCATACCGAGCAAGCAACAAATGTCGTTGCACTCGATTGTCATGGGGAGCAGCAAGAACACCGAGCATCAGACGGCACACCCTATAACGGGGAATCAAAACACGTTTAGTCAGATGCAGAATCTTGTGAGTAGCGCAATGACTATGAAGAATCAGGGTTCGGCTCCCCCTGACTCTGCTCATGGCCAAGGGAAGCCGACTCAGAATAGCAATCACCAGAACCTTCATCATCCACCTCCAACTCACCACATTGTGAGACCACACAATCACCATGTGGCGCTGTCCGGGGCTAGCATCAAGGGGAGGGAGTACGAGGACCCCGAAACCAAGGCGGAGATGAAGGCAATGGCGGCGAGGGCACTGTGGAAGCTTTCCAAGGGGAATGCGAGTGTTTGTGGCAGCATCACGGAGTCAAGAGCGCTTTTATGTTTCGCAGTTTTACTAGAAAAAGGTTCTTGGGACGTTCAGCAGAATTCGGCCAAAGCACTGATGGAGATAACCGCAGTGGCTGAGCAGAATGCGGACTTGAGGCGGTCGGCTTTCAAGCCAACATCCCCCGCCTGCAAAGCCGTGGTCGAGCAGTTTCTGAAAATAGTCGAAAAGGCAGACTCCGACCTGCTTGAACCGTGCATACAAGCGATCGGAAACTTAGCAAGAACTTTCAGAGCAACCGAGACGCGATTCATTGGCCCATTGGTGAAGCTGCTCGATGAAACAGAAATGAGTATTTCTACGGCGGCTGTGATTGCACTGAACAAGTTTGCATGCACTGAAAATTTCCTCCACGTAAATCACTGTAAAGCGATTATAGACACTGGGGGAACCAAGCATCTGATTCAACTGGTTTACTTTGGGGAATCCGGAGTGCAGATTCCGTCGTTGATTCTGCTGTGCTACATTGCACTGCATATTCCGGACAGCGAGACGCTTGCTCAGGAGGAGGTACTGATTGTGCTAGAATGGTCGACAAAGCAGGCTCATTTGGCGAATGATGAGTCAGTCGAACAATTGTTACCGGAAGCTAAAAGTAGGCTGGAGCTTTATCAGTCTAGAGGATCAAGAGGATTTTATTGA